The DNA region TAACAACTGGGTTTGGCAGGAACCGAGACTGCAGCTGCTTCGTTACTTCAGCAACTATATTGTTGTGATCTAGCACCCTCCGAGATTTCATGATTCTAACTATTGCTGCCTCAATCTGTGGTTTTCGGTCCTCCTCCACTCTCTGCCTAGTCTCCTGTTTTTCAGGCTCTGACTCCTTCTGTGCAACAACAGTACCTATCTTTACCTTGTAGAACTTGCTGGTGAATTTATCATTGAAATAAAAAGTATCGGCTTCAGCAATATCCTTGCTCATTGGCTCCTTCCTCAGAACATTCTTCCCCTTGACGCATGCAAGAGATTGTAAGCACCTCTTTAAGTCTGAAGCTGGTATTTCTGTAGCCTGTTCAATTTCCTTGTAACTCATTCGGTCAGCATTGTTGAACAGCATAAGGATGCACATCTGATAAGTGGAAACATTAAGCTCATGCTTCTGTCCCTTTCCAAATGTAGCTTTCAGATCAGCAGTCCCCATATTTGTCTGCCATGACAACCTCCTACCCGTATGGGTCCCCAGATAGTAATTCTTGAACTTATCACAGACCCCTAAAATTTCTGAAGGAAGATTGCAAGTAGTAACAGACTGTGTTGGCCAGGACCCAGTAGTAAGGACCTGGACAGTGAGTGAAGGACCATCTGCGATCTCAGCACCCACAGCAGCATGAAAACCCTGCATTGTATCCTGTGAGGTCTTCATATCGGTAAACATGCCTTCCAGTTTTGAGGTAAACTGGTACCCACATTCTGTTTTAAGCTTAACTATCAAACTTCTCTCCGCATCATCAGATACTGTCTTCCCTGAGAGTAGCCTCTTTGCCAAGTGCTGCTTGTAGTACTTCTCAAACACATCTTTCTCCTGAAGGTAGCGGAAGAGCATCATCACTTTGTCTAATACGATCTCTACATCCTCCTCAGTAACCCCTTTCAGCCCTTTCCGAAGTTTGTCATCCACAAACAAAGAGATGAACTCAGGTGATCGTGGATTCAGATTAATGAAGTACTCAAATGAGGAATTGAGAGCATTCTGGAATGTTTTATCATTGTTAAATGCTGAACTTATGATCTTATCATGCTTATCCTTCTCATCCAAAAGCCTCTGCACAAAGTCTACAGGATCCTTTAACCTTTCTGGATCAGTGACGAGCTGCTTACCAATTTCTCGAATATGAGAAGTCATGACATCTCGAATCAGTGCGAGTCCAGTTGGCACTCTTCGGAACAAGTTGTACATCCTTCCTAAATCTTCATACTTGTCATTTACAATCATATTCACTAAGCCTGAGTTCTCCATATGAACCAACCTGTGCATATGGCTTTCTATCATCTCTTTTTCCACCACATTAGTAAGTTTGGGTTCACTTTTTGCATCTAAATAGTGGGACACTCTTTCAATCTCTTCGTTGAGACGTTTCTCCGCTTTCTTCAGATAATCCCCACAATCACAGCACTCAATGAACTGTTGAGACTCGAGCCGATAAAAATCAGCTGAGACTTCAAGAAAAGGCTTTTCAAAGTCTTCTTGGTATACTGAAGAACCTAAATCCATTAGCATTTTTATTACATTCCTCATCAAACCCCTGTTTATCACTTCACCAGTCCTCTCATGCTGAACAAGTTCAAGAAGAGTGTCCTGGAGCCTTTTGTGAATTTTGATAGAGTGGATGATATGGTCTCTCCATAAATTCAAACCAAGCTCATGAACAGGTGTTTTATGTGTACTGGGAATGAAAGTTCTATCCATATACATCAATATATCTCGAATCATTTGCAGTGCCTTGTTATGCTCTGCCCATTTCCGGTTCAGTTCTTCAAGAAACAAACCTCCCTGGGCAGCTTCAATAGATTTTGCAATTTCCTTCAAATGTGATGTCATAGTTGACACAAGTCCTGAATAGAGCTTCTCTCCAAATTTGTGTAGGACCA from Lycium ferocissimum isolate CSIRO_LF1 chromosome 2, AGI_CSIRO_Lferr_CH_V1, whole genome shotgun sequence includes:
- the LOC132047100 gene encoding cullin-3A-like — translated: MSAQKKRNFQIEAFKHRVVVDPKYAEKTWKILEHAIHEIYNHNASGLSFEELYRNAYNMVLHKFGEKLYSGLVSTMTSHLKEIAKSIEAAQGGLFLEELNRKWAEHNKALQMIRDILMYMDRTFIPSTHKTPVHELGLNLWRDHIIHSIKIHKRLQDTLLELVQHERTGEVINRGLMRNVIKMLMDLGSSVYQEDFEKPFLEVSADFYRLESQQFIECCDCGDYLKKAEKRLNEEIERVSHYLDAKSEPKLTNVVEKEMIESHMHRLVHMENSGLVNMIVNDKYEDLGRMYNLFRRVPTGLALIRDVMTSHIREIGKQLVTDPERLKDPVDFVQRLLDEKDKHDKIISSAFNNDKTFQNALNSSFEYFINLNPRSPEFISLFVDDKLRKGLKGVTEEDVEIVLDKVMMLFRYLQEKDVFEKYYKQHLAKRLLSGKTVSDDAERSLIVKLKTECGYQFTSKLEGMFTDMKTSQDTMQGFHAAVGAEIADGPSLTVQVLTTGSWPTQSVTTCNLPSEILGVCDKFKNYYLGTHTGRRLSWQTNMGTADLKATFGKGQKHELNVSTYQMCILMLFNNADRMSYKEIEQATEIPASDLKRCLQSLACVKGKNVLRKEPMSKDIAEADTFYFNDKFTSKFYKVKIGTVVAQKESEPEKQETRQRVEEDRKPQIEAAIVRIMKSRRVLDHNNIVAEVTKQLQSRFLPNPVVIKKRIESLIEREFLERDKTDRKLYRYLA